The genomic window CCATTAGTACTTTCAAAAACGCCACTTCCTCTTTCGATAGACACagtcgaaaatggcatttttggggggcaatttgttggatataGATTTGGGATTTATCAATTAactataattggtgggtccaatactTATTTGGAGGGGATATTgccaaaataaaactttcaaagttggcgTCGAAAGCCAACTAGGTCGAAGCCAAAGAGCGCTTCGAGAGATATGGATAACGCGTCCAGTTTTGGTTTTGCCAGGAAGCTATCGAAAGCGCGAAATCGAACCGATagagagttgggccaagcccaaagaagaagcaacgaacggcccaagaggccttggcgcgcgctgaaggaatgaaagatgaaagtggagaacgtggtcgacgtggcagatcgaggagcgtccagatgatcaagaaacagttaccactttgtagtaaTATTTATAGCAGTTTTTTattcagaacaagggtcacaaaattttatacagacactctctctaaaattctaagtattcagcgatcgaacgaacggaattcagaggacaaatgtatgttttgtgaaccatctttatttgtaattgctttccattcaatgcaatttgctTTCCAGTAATTTTCTTTAAGTTTGATTTCAAATACTTGTTCGAGAAACTGCTGCTTCGAGGCGTTcaaattagtttctcttgttcGTTTTAGAAACgttttaattcctaagtgtttgtttccttgttaaaacgaacattcaaacagttttcttaaaacgaataaacacaaaattgtcctgagatttactagttgatctcgcgagtttaaatacttaaactagcggttgtttaccaaattctcACGTAAACAGTAATACTACGTGCATTTCAGGAGTGATATTTAATAGACGAGAATGAGGAAATTGGTTGTGCATGTTCTTACTCATTTATATGTATATCATATTTAACACATGAAAATGAGGGAAAATAAATTGTAtattatttatctaatattACAAAAATCAAAAGGGGAAGGATCAAATTACATCCGTGTAACATTagagtaatgttacactgctcaataacgcttcaacgaatacaaattttacaaaatccaccgttggattgaaagtttatatcatttagatcatccatgttcaattttacaaaaatataaaatcgtttgatatgttattgagaccgatcaagattaacgctttatgtgtttttattgaataccgttaagcttgatcaatctcaataacatatcaaattattttagatttttatagaattgaacatgaatgatctatatgatataaattttcaattcaacggtgaattttataaaatttgtattcgttaaagcgttatgtTACACCGGCGTAATTTGATACTTCCCAAAATCAAAATGTTATGatatattatttgtgttttcatcATATCTTACCCTCCGAGTCAGCGATAGCATGCAATCACAAAGTCATATGGGCTGTGacaaaattaacaaacaaaataaatgaagaatagGTTCTCTAATCAACTAATCTCTTCATTCTTTTCTAAATGTCGCTTTTGACCACACACGtttcaatatataataattctaactactaatatatttatttatctattataaaaaaaattatattttgaaaatgctCATCAAGATAAATTGaccatcttatatgctaatatttgattctatatatgaataaaaaaaatgatcaaaataGATTATATAAATAGCGTACATGGTCAAAATGCAACACTTAAAAATAATAGAGCAGGTAGTagtattttacaaaaaatttaaaaaacgagAAGAAGAACTTCCAAGTttagaaacaaatcaaaaaGGAATTTctcaagaaaataaattaaaaaaaagagtatacaagaaaattaaagaatCGAAGAGATTCTCTTTGATGATTTGAATTCAGTCTCAATGATTCTCTTTGATGGGATTGTTTAGGGTAAACCCTTCATTTTGTCACTCAATTATCTCTCTCACCtatttagtgtatgtttggtttcaattctggagtagccagaattgattctggacatgtagaatagattctgacttgtttggttcctcaaaagtagaattgattctgcctccagaatggattctacttgaagctagaaattgtagcttctcattctagaattgatttttacactcaaattctttgttcaaatcacttttgtatgaatatatccaaacataaatcaattctatcaaactcaattctattaaaatcaattatgtcaaactcaattctgtcaaaatcaattctgtccaccgcaaaaccaaacacatacttactccttaaaaaagataataaaataataatgaatactCTATAAATAGCTCATACTGTTGAATTTGAGCATAGATTGGGAAGCAGCAACACAGGGGAATTCTAAGGAGAGTGTTAAAGATTGGATTGGTGAAGAGGATAAGGAAATCAAGGGAATTTTGGCATGTCCTAAACcaaatgaaaatatatacacaaaacataaaaaacaacaaaaaaatatagataattAAGGCTAAACAAACCAGAAACAAAACTAAAAGCTATTCCCTAATATTTTTTGTACAAAATTTGGAAATAAGCAACCAACCAAAAATGGAGTAAAATAAGGTTGTTTGATCATATATGCATGCTATTATACCCTTGTACTACCGCTTTATAATGCAACATTAAAGCATGTATCTAGCTCACTGTCAATTAATAACATCAAAGGCATTCTAAGGTTTATTTTGAAGTTTAACAGTAGCATGAATCTATTAAAAGAAAAGCAGTACCACAAACTTATTTTCTATCTTTCTCAAAAAGTTAGCAAGCTCCAGAATCCAGTTCTGCATCTTTGTCGAAAATATCCCAGTCATCATCAAGAAGAGCATTCTGTTCAGCTTTAGACTTCTCTTCTTCACTTTCGTAAACAATTGGGGCTGCCTGGGTGATCTTGAGTATTTCAGATGAATCACTATGATCAGAACCCGCATTAGATGCCGACGTTTTGTTAGAGGAACCTGACGAAGCTAAGATGCAAGTGGTCTGACTTGATGTAAATGATTTACTCAAAGGAAGATTTGCATCAAATTTCTCTTTTAGAAGCCTAATATCCTGGCAAATAACAGAAATTTCTCCTctgcaaaattaaataaaaaggaaGTATATCAAATTAGGAATTATGAAGACATTAATTACAAAAGAAACTACTCATTCATAACATGATATAATTCGTGTACGCCTCAGAGAAGAGAAAATAATCATGTCCAAGTTATATACTGAAACAGGATTTCAAGAAAATGAACTACTAGCGAACACTAGCAATGAGAGAAGTAAcccaaaaccctaatttcaaaaaaatggaaaaaatagcGAACACTAGCAATGAGAGAAGTAACTTCATGACCATAAtcaaaattacactaaaaagAGTCCAAGTATATTAACATAATAATATGAAGCCAATAGAATGTTGCAGACAAAGTCAAAGTATTGATAGTTCAATGTCAGAAAGAGGGAgaaattgcatatatatatataaagagataAAACAACTTACTGCAATGTATCAACGACCTGCCCACGGTCCATCAGGAACTCCCTTAACTGTAGAGATGAGAAGGAAtcaataaaaatcataaaacatTAGGAAAAAGCTTCTCAAGTGCATTTGCCTCTAGGTTTAGTAAATACAGTGCATAAATCATGAACTAATCTACAGTCCTTGTTTGGGAGTTAGGAAAAGGGAGGGAAGAGAATTTATCAccttattttgaagaaaatttttAAAGAGAAGGTGAGGAGAATGCttagaagtgattttttttctattgatATAAGGTGATGAATTTGTCAAATTCAATCAAAATCCTTATCCAAAGAATTATCTTAGTTCACCAATAAATAAGAGGATTTTAGCTTTATGGAGAAGAATAAAGCTTCTATTCAAAGTAAGATCTATCATCCCTAGCTTCCCTTTCCTCCTTTTTCCTCAAAGTCCtcccttatatttatttatctcaTAACTCCCAATCAAAGCCTCGGGGTATCATGATATTAACCCACTAAAGATTAGAGAATCAAATATGGTGATCTTACTTgcacaattttaaaataaactctTTTGTAGTGCATTATACGCATATTAAATGAAATACTAATGAAATGGTATTAAAGCAGAGGAAACACTAGAAACCTTGGAATTTTCTTCAGCATCCTGCTTTAGTCTACGTGCTTCCTGTACTACCTTCTCCATCATTGCTTCTTGCTCAAGCAGTGCCGTTCTTGCTGAACTCTCTTTTTCCAGCTTTTCAAGCTCTGCTGATTTCCTCAACATTTCAGCTGCAGCTAATCGGGATTCAAGACTTTGACGCATCTGCAAGCACgagaataataaaattaataaagacgATTTTTATTCATGAACTGTGTTTTGAAACTTAAATCATGTGTCCTTATTAAGTTATAGCATGAAATGATTATGATCTGTATAATCTAAGTGAGAGTCAGAAAGATGCTCAAAGCTTCTGAAATTACAAAACTTATACACAAGATAATCGTGAAAACAATTCCGATGAACACAAGTTGAGCACCTCATCAAGAATTGCAAGAGAGTTATCCCTTTCATTAGACAAGCTGGCCAAGCGAGATTGAAGTTCCTTTAGTTCAGTTGCTAGAATTGCTTTTTCTCCATAAATTTCCCCAGCATGCTACAAAGAAAAAGTTGaggttaaattatttttgttcatcACATCTAAAACAGCATCATCAAATACATAGTAGCTTCGACATCTATAATATTTGTGATTTATTTCATTCCAAACCATGTCATTTGCTTCTTTGGCGTGCACCAGCATGGCTTTATACTCTTCTACCCTATCCAGAATATCAGACCCTCCTCTAGCAACTTCCATATTGGCCTGCTCTGCAGCTTTCTCCTGAAGTTCCACTTCTCTCATCAAACTGATGAGAGATTCCATTGAAGAAAACAAGGTTGCCTGCATCAGGGTAAAATAATAAGCATATGATGTCAGAAGTTTTAAGatcatattatatttcaatAACAAGACTGTAATTACATATTTTATAGTGACAAAAAATACATGCACATTGCTATGCTAATTACTATTTAAGTTTAAAATAATCAATAAGACGGCAATTTCCTTATTCAATATAGTAACATGGTCTCAATGGCAATTTCACAACTACCATGTGTCGTTATTCAATTTAGTAACAATAGTTTCAACACAACTACCATGATCTTTATAAGGCTAGTAAATCTTGTACTCACAACATCCAAATATAATAAACTAGGACTGACAATACCTTGTTAGTTTTTGCTTCATCAATGGTCTCCTCAAGCATGTCAATACTGCATGCTGGATTATATTGGCCAGGTGCCTTATTGCTATCAATCTCATCTTCAACATGACTGGTTTCCCCAACAACAGTGGAAGGACTAGCATTGAAGTCTGTTTGAAGATAATCTTTAGCATTTGGTGCATGCCCCTGAACTTCAGATATTGTTTGCATTTCAGAGCCTTCTAAGTCAACAAAGGCAGTTTCACATTTTTCCAATCTGTTAATTGTATCGCATGTAGTGGCATCATAATCTTCAGCTGTAGGAACAAAATCTACCCAATCTTCATTCAAACCGTTTGCATTTCTATTGCCAGCATTACTCATGGAAGCAGA from Trifolium pratense cultivar HEN17-A07 linkage group LG1, ARS_RC_1.1, whole genome shotgun sequence includes these protein-coding regions:
- the LOC123922008 gene encoding uncharacterized protein LOC123922008; amino-acid sequence: MGFNSVYKSLQDIFPQVDSRLLRAVAIEHPKDADLAAEVVLTEIIPSIAKKLLPVTPPHETSPRVLVNLEDESEDEGERLMHHPLVKGTYVGSSSSSSPYVPEEIKAEDFSSGQVLNVLVNSPQDKRPIVVIDLEDESEEEARLAQHQLVENTVAVIGSSSSSSPSCSTPVQIINSSDSSSGLDLNVSLNELALSNFTDVNDGTHTFPGINGEGYLNRGITKEISWDQLRLNNDVNGEILASLGVFDVSNTWQNSLTEESASMSNAGNRNANGLNEDWVDFVPTAEDYDATTCDTINRLEKCETAFVDLEGSEMQTISEVQGHAPNAKDYLQTDFNASPSTVVGETSHVEDEIDSNKAPGQYNPACSIDMLEETIDEAKTNKATLFSSMESLISLMREVELQEKAAEQANMEVARGGSDILDRVEEYKAMLVHAKEANDMHAGEIYGEKAILATELKELQSRLASLSNERDNSLAILDEMRQSLESRLAAAEMLRKSAELEKLEKESSARTALLEQEAMMEKVVQEARRLKQDAEENSKLREFLMDRGQVVDTLQGEISVICQDIRLLKEKFDANLPLSKSFTSSQTTCILASSGSSNKTSASNAGSDHSDSSEILKITQAAPIVYESEEEKSKAEQNALLDDDWDIFDKDAELDSGAC